A genomic stretch from Mycobacteriales bacterium includes:
- a CDS encoding M23 family metallopeptidase has translation MTRLGLTVVPVLMTGITALAAPVASAPAPQPSATPAAGAGWPLLPGPDRVADGFDPPAEPWLAGNRGVDLAGQAGQAVHAATGGIVSFAGSIAGIGVVSVTDGAIRTTYQPLHVAVREGQRVSVGTVLGTLTAAGSHCAPRACLHWGLLRGEDYLDPLALLGLEQVRLLPLPDSAAS, from the coding sequence ATGACCCGACTCGGCCTCACCGTCGTACCCGTGCTCATGACCGGCATCACCGCCCTCGCGGCGCCCGTTGCGTCCGCTCCGGCCCCCCAGCCGTCCGCAACGCCCGCGGCGGGCGCCGGCTGGCCGCTGCTGCCAGGCCCGGACCGCGTGGCAGATGGCTTCGATCCGCCTGCCGAGCCCTGGCTGGCCGGCAACCGCGGTGTCGACCTGGCCGGACAGGCCGGACAGGCCGTCCACGCGGCGACCGGTGGCATCGTCAGCTTCGCCGGGTCGATCGCCGGCATCGGCGTGGTGAGCGTGACGGATGGCGCGATCCGAACCACCTACCAGCCACTGCACGTCGCGGTGCGCGAGGGGCAGCGCGTCAGCGTCGGCACGGTTCTCGGCACGCTGACCGCCGCCGGCTCGCACTGCGCACCACGGGCGTGCCTGCATTGGGGCTTGCTACGCGGCGAGGACTACCTCGACCCGCTCGCTTTGCTCGGGCTGGAACAGGTTCGCCTGCTGCCGCTGCCCGACAGCGCGGCGAGCTGA
- the frr gene encoding ribosome recycling factor, whose product MIEETMFEAEEKMEKAVAVFHDDLATVRTGRATPQMFSKIIVDYYGTPTPVNQLASFNVPEPRMAVISPYDKGSLAAIEKAIRDSDLGVNPTSDGTIIRVVFPQLTEERRRDLIKVARGKAEDSRVSIRNIRRHAKETLDKLSKDGEAGEDDVARAEKELEKTTHTYVEQVDQALAVKEAELLEV is encoded by the coding sequence GTGATCGAAGAGACGATGTTCGAGGCCGAGGAGAAGATGGAGAAGGCCGTCGCGGTCTTCCACGACGACCTCGCAACGGTGCGCACCGGACGGGCGACGCCGCAGATGTTCTCCAAGATCATCGTCGACTACTACGGCACCCCGACGCCGGTGAACCAGCTCGCCTCGTTCAACGTTCCGGAGCCGCGGATGGCGGTCATCTCGCCGTACGACAAGGGGTCACTGGCCGCGATCGAGAAGGCGATCAGGGACAGCGATCTCGGTGTCAACCCGACCAGCGACGGCACGATCATCCGGGTGGTGTTCCCGCAGCTGACCGAGGAGCGCCGCCGGGACCTGATCAAGGTCGCGCGCGGCAAGGCCGAGGACAGCCGGGTGTCGATCCGCAACATTCGCCGTCACGCGAAAGAGACGCTCGACAAGCTGAGCAAGGACGGCGAAGCCGGCGAGGACGACGTGGCGCGCGCCGAGAAGGAGCTCGAGAAGACCACCCACACCTACGTCGAGCAGGTCGACCAGGCGCTCGCGGTCAAGGAAGCAGAGCTGCTCGAGGTCTGA
- a CDS encoding phosphatidate cytidylyltransferase, whose amino-acid sequence MSNEEPSRAGRNVPVAVGVGLGLGALVLTTLYLYRPAFLAVVVLAIGMGMYELTRALGAKDMHPPLIPLVVGSTAILCVSYAVGRQAMTTAFLLTVALIVVWRVGRGVDGLVGDLASGFLAIAYVGLLAGFCGLLLGAPDGDRRVTCFVATVVASDVGGYAVGALFGKHPLAPRISPKKSIEGLVGSTLMCAFIGWLLCTTLLHTYWWQGVLLGLALVTSATLGDLGESMVKRDLGIKDMGTLLPGHGGLMDRLDSLLPSAPVAWALLSAFVPFH is encoded by the coding sequence ATGAGCAACGAGGAACCTTCGCGGGCGGGCCGAAACGTCCCGGTCGCCGTCGGCGTCGGGCTCGGACTCGGCGCACTCGTGCTGACGACGCTCTACCTCTACCGTCCGGCGTTCCTCGCGGTGGTGGTGCTCGCGATCGGGATGGGCATGTACGAGCTCACCAGGGCGCTCGGCGCCAAGGACATGCATCCACCGTTGATCCCGCTGGTGGTCGGCTCCACCGCCATCCTCTGCGTGTCCTATGCGGTCGGGCGCCAGGCGATGACGACCGCGTTCCTGCTGACCGTCGCGTTGATCGTGGTCTGGCGGGTGGGCCGCGGAGTGGACGGCCTGGTCGGGGACCTGGCCTCGGGCTTCCTGGCGATCGCCTACGTCGGGCTGCTCGCCGGCTTCTGCGGGCTCCTGCTGGGGGCGCCCGACGGTGACCGGCGGGTGACCTGTTTCGTGGCGACGGTCGTCGCGAGCGACGTGGGCGGCTACGCCGTCGGCGCGCTGTTCGGGAAGCATCCGCTGGCGCCGCGCATCAGCCCGAAGAAGTCGATCGAAGGCCTCGTCGGGTCCACGCTGATGTGTGCGTTCATCGGATGGCTGCTGTGCACGACGCTGCTGCACACCTACTGGTGGCAGGGCGTCCTGCTCGGCCTGGCGCTGGTGACCTCTGCCACGTTGGGGGATCTGGGCGAGTCGATGGTCAAGCGCGACCTCGGGATCAAGGACATGGGAACGCTGCTGCCCGGGCATGGGGGGCTGATGGATCGGCTGGACTCCCTGCTGCCCTCGGCCCCGGTCGCGTGGGCCCTGCTGTCGGCGTTCGTCCCGTTCCACTGA
- the whiG gene encoding RNA polymerase sigma factor WhiG — protein sequence MSPRTPERDKIALEDDEAKQDAPAVDAALAELWRDFKATGDQALRERLILHYSPLVKYVAGRVGVGLPPNIEQADLVSYGIFGLIDAIEKFDISRAIKFETYAISRIKGAIIDELRAIDWIPRSVRYKAREVEKAYAALESRLHRTPTEAEVAGELGIALDELHAIFSQVSFVNVIALDELLNVGGERGDKLSLVDTLEDTKAEDPVAVFETEETKYLLARAINTLPEREKIVVTLYYYEGLTLAEIGQVLGVTESRICQMHTKAVLQLRGKLSEPKD from the coding sequence ATGAGTCCGCGCACCCCAGAGCGTGACAAGATCGCGCTCGAGGACGACGAGGCGAAGCAGGACGCGCCGGCCGTCGACGCAGCGCTGGCCGAGCTCTGGCGTGACTTCAAGGCCACCGGCGACCAGGCGTTGCGGGAACGGCTGATCCTGCACTACTCGCCGCTGGTGAAGTACGTCGCGGGCCGGGTCGGGGTGGGCCTGCCGCCGAACATCGAACAAGCCGACCTGGTGTCCTACGGCATCTTCGGCCTCATCGACGCGATCGAGAAGTTCGACATCAGCCGAGCCATCAAGTTCGAGACCTACGCGATCAGCCGGATCAAGGGCGCGATCATCGACGAGCTGCGGGCGATCGACTGGATCCCGCGCTCGGTCCGCTACAAGGCACGCGAGGTGGAGAAGGCCTACGCCGCGCTCGAGTCGCGGCTGCACCGCACGCCCACCGAGGCCGAGGTCGCCGGGGAGCTCGGGATCGCCCTCGACGAGCTGCACGCGATCTTCTCGCAGGTGTCCTTCGTCAACGTGATCGCGCTCGACGAGCTGCTCAACGTCGGTGGCGAGCGCGGCGACAAGCTCTCGCTGGTCGACACCCTGGAAGACACCAAGGCCGAGGACCCGGTGGCGGTCTTCGAGACCGAGGAGACGAAGTATCTCCTCGCGCGAGCCATCAACACGCTGCCCGAGCGCGAGAAGATCGTGGTGACGCTGTACTACTACGAAGGTCTCACCCTCGCCGAGATCGGCCAGGTGCTCGGCGTGACGGAGAGCCGGATCTGCCAGATGCACACAAAAGCGGTGCTGCAGCTGCGCGGAAAGCTCTCCGAGCCCAAGGACTGA
- the pyrH gene encoding UMP kinase, with protein sequence MAAPPAKWGRVLLKLGGEMFGGGSVGVDPDVVQDVARQIRDVVVSGVQVAVVIGGGNFFRGQELSERGMDRGRADYMGMLGTVLNCLALQDFLEKQGVETRVQTAITMGQVAEPYVPRRAMRHLEKGRVVIFGAGLGAPFFSTDTTAAQRALEINAEVLLMAKAVDGVYDDDPRTNPAAKRFEHITYGDVLARELKVADLTAFTLCMDNRLPIVVFNLLVDGNIARAVRGETIGTLVDAVPERADEAT encoded by the coding sequence ATGGCGGCGCCGCCGGCGAAGTGGGGCCGCGTCCTGCTCAAGCTGGGCGGGGAGATGTTCGGCGGGGGTTCGGTCGGCGTCGACCCTGACGTCGTACAGGACGTCGCGCGCCAGATCCGCGACGTCGTCGTCAGCGGCGTGCAGGTGGCCGTCGTCATCGGCGGCGGCAACTTCTTCCGTGGCCAGGAGCTCTCCGAACGCGGGATGGACCGCGGTCGGGCCGACTACATGGGCATGCTCGGCACGGTCCTGAACTGCCTCGCGCTCCAGGACTTCCTGGAGAAGCAGGGCGTGGAGACCCGGGTCCAGACCGCCATCACGATGGGCCAGGTCGCGGAGCCCTACGTGCCGCGTCGCGCCATGCGCCATCTCGAGAAGGGCCGCGTCGTGATCTTCGGCGCAGGTCTCGGTGCACCGTTCTTCTCCACCGACACCACGGCAGCACAACGCGCGCTCGAGATCAACGCCGAGGTGCTGCTGATGGCCAAGGCAGTCGACGGGGTGTACGACGACGACCCTCGCACCAACCCGGCCGCGAAGCGGTTCGAGCACATCACCTACGGCGACGTCCTCGCTCGCGAGCTCAAGGTCGCCGACCTGACCGCATTCACCCTCTGCATGGACAACCGGCTGCCGATCGTCGTGTTCAACCTGCTCGTCGACGGCAACATCGCTCGTGCCGTCCGTGGTGAGACGATCGGGACCCTGGTGGATGCAGTGCCGGAGAGGGCGGACGAAGCGACGTGA
- the rpsB gene encoding 30S ribosomal protein S2, with the protein MAVVTMRQLLESGVHFGHQTRRWNPKMKRFIFTERNGIYIIDLQQSLSYIDRAYDFVKQTVAHGGTVMFVGTKKQGQDAIAEQATRVGMPYVNQRWLGGMLTNFSTVHRRLQRLKELEVIEATGGANVTTKKEALTLSREREKLARTLGGIRDMSKVPSAIWVVDTNKEHIAVAEARKLGIPVVAVLDSNCDPDVVDYPIPGNDDAIRSVATLTRVIADAVAEGLIARAGAAESDETPEPGTLGADEPLADWERELLEGANAAAAAPAAEAAPADAAPTTETE; encoded by the coding sequence ATGGCCGTCGTCACGATGCGCCAGCTGCTCGAAAGCGGCGTCCACTTCGGGCACCAGACCCGGCGCTGGAACCCGAAGATGAAGCGCTTCATCTTCACCGAGCGCAACGGCATCTACATCATCGACCTGCAGCAGTCGCTGTCCTACATCGACCGCGCGTACGACTTCGTCAAGCAGACCGTCGCTCACGGTGGAACCGTGATGTTCGTCGGCACCAAGAAGCAGGGCCAGGACGCCATCGCCGAGCAGGCGACCCGGGTCGGCATGCCCTACGTGAACCAGCGCTGGCTGGGGGGCATGCTCACCAACTTCTCGACCGTGCACCGTCGTCTCCAGCGCCTCAAGGAGCTCGAGGTCATCGAGGCGACCGGTGGCGCGAACGTCACCACCAAGAAGGAAGCCCTGACCCTCTCGCGCGAGCGCGAGAAGCTCGCCCGCACTCTGGGCGGGATCCGCGACATGTCCAAGGTGCCGAGCGCGATCTGGGTCGTCGACACCAACAAGGAGCACATCGCGGTCGCCGAGGCACGCAAGCTCGGCATCCCGGTCGTGGCCGTGCTCGACAGCAACTGCGACCCCGACGTGGTCGACTACCCGATTCCGGGCAACGACGACGCGATCCGTTCGGTGGCGACGCTCACCCGGGTCATCGCCGACGCGGTCGCCGAAGGGCTGATCGCCCGGGCCGGCGCGGCCGAGTCCGACGAGACGCCGGAGCCCGGCACGCTGGGCGCCGACGAGCCGCTTGCCGACTGGGAGCGCGAACTGCTCGAGGGCGCGAACGCGGCAGCGGCGGCACCCGCCGCCGAGGCCGCACCGGCCGATGCGGCCCCCACCACCGAGACCGAGTAG
- the tsf gene encoding translation elongation factor Ts, whose amino-acid sequence MAVSAADVKKLRDATGAGMMDCKKALEEAGGDFDKAVEVLRVKGAAKAAKRSGEREATNGLVAAADGAMIALASETDFVAKNEEFQSLAADIVALAASTHPANAEALAQATLADGRTVEQAIEQTSAVIGEKLALGDVAVFDGKTTTYLHKRATDLPPQIGVLVEFEGEDAETARGVAMQIATYNPPFLTRDDVPEDTVASERRIAEATAREEGKPEQALPKIVEGRLTGFFKDNVLLDQAYVRDNKKSVQAVLDEAGVKIVRFARFAVGA is encoded by the coding sequence ATGGCGGTCAGCGCTGCTGACGTGAAGAAGCTCCGCGACGCGACGGGCGCGGGGATGATGGACTGCAAGAAGGCGCTCGAAGAGGCCGGGGGCGACTTCGACAAGGCCGTCGAGGTGCTGCGCGTGAAGGGTGCCGCGAAGGCGGCGAAGCGCAGCGGCGAGCGCGAGGCCACGAACGGTCTGGTCGCCGCGGCTGACGGCGCCATGATCGCGCTGGCCAGCGAGACCGACTTCGTGGCCAAGAACGAGGAGTTCCAGAGCCTCGCCGCCGACATCGTCGCGCTTGCGGCGAGCACCCACCCGGCGAACGCCGAGGCGCTGGCCCAGGCCACGCTGGCCGACGGTCGTACGGTGGAGCAAGCGATCGAGCAGACCTCGGCCGTGATCGGCGAGAAGCTGGCGCTGGGCGACGTCGCGGTGTTCGACGGCAAGACCACGACGTACCTGCACAAGCGGGCGACCGACCTGCCGCCGCAGATCGGCGTCCTCGTCGAGTTCGAAGGCGAGGACGCGGAGACCGCGCGCGGGGTCGCGATGCAGATCGCGACCTACAACCCGCCGTTCCTCACCCGGGACGACGTCCCCGAGGACACCGTCGCCAGCGAGCGCCGGATCGCCGAAGCCACGGCGCGCGAGGAGGGCAAGCCCGAGCAGGCGCTGCCCAAGATCGTCGAAGGCCGCCTCACCGGCTTCTTCAAGGACAACGTCCTGCTCGACCAGGCCTACGTCCGCGACAACAAGAAGTCGGTGCAGGCCGTGCTCGACGAAGCCGGCGTGAAGATCGTCAGGTTCGCCCGGTTCGCGGTGGGCGCCTGA